The genomic region ATAAGAGAAAAACTAAAAAAATATAATAAAATTTGAAAAAAATTAAAAAAATGGCTACTTTCAGAATAAATCAACGAGAAAAAAGGAATTCAATAAAATATGGAATTATCACCCACATTGTTTGTGTTAATAGTTTTAGGAATGGGATTGGGCTATATTTTGCGCCAGCTCATTGCTAAAAAACAAGTAAGCAGCGCGGAAAGCAAAGTCGCAAAAATTTATGGAGATGCCGAGCGCGACGCGCAAGCGATCTTGGCGGAAGCAAAAAATAAAGCGGAAAAAATAGTCGAAGAAGAAAAAAAGAACGAACAATTGTCAAGAGCCCAAATATTAAGGCAAATTGACCGGCTTGAGCAAAAAGAATCAGCGCTTGAGAAAAAAACCGCTGAAAATGAAAAAGAAAAAAATAAGATCTTTGAAAAAGTTCGCGAACTGAAAAACATCAAAGAAAGCATAGAAAAGATCAAGGAAGATCAAATGAAAACCCTTGAACGAATCGGCGGTATGTCGGTAGAAGACGCGAAAACCTTGCTCTTGAGAAAAGCGGAAAAAGAAGAAGCACAAATTTTAGCCGATCATATTAAGCGCCTGGAGAACGAAGGACAGGAAGAGCTGAATAAAAAGACCTTAAATATGATTTCGACCGCTATGCAGCGAATATCGATTTCGCACGTGGTCGAAGGCACTGTCTGTTCGGTTTCCATACCCAACGATGAAATGAAAGGCAGAATAATCGGACGGGAAGGGCGCAATATAAGAACGATAGAAAAATTGACCGGCGTGGAAATTATTATTGACGATACGCCGGAAGCGATCACTATTACTTCATTTAATCTGATCCGGCAGCAAATAGCCAAACTGGCGATTGAGAAGCTGATCAGCGACGGAAGGATCAATCCTACCAATATTGAAAACTCCGTTTTGAACGCGAAATCGGAAATAATGCTGAAAATAAAAGAAGCCGGGGAAGCGACGATTTACGATACCGGAGTAACAGGACTGGATCCTAAATTGATACAGATTTTAGGGCGCTTGAAATTCCGTACGAGCTACGGGCAAAATGCCTTGTTGCATTCCATTGAAGTAGCGCATCTTTCGGCCGCTATTGCCGGAGAAATAGGGGCCAATGTCACTTTGGCTAAAAAAGCGGGATTACTGCACGATATCGGAAAAGCGGTTGATCATGAAATTGAAGGGTCTCACGTTGAATTAGGCAAAACTATCCTGAAAAAATTCAATGTTTCCGAAGAAGTGATAAAAACAATGCAAGCACACCATAAAGATTATCCATTCGAATCGGTTGAGTCGATAATCGTCTATGTTGCTGATGCGATATCCGCTTCGCGTCCTGGCGCGAGAAAAGACACTCTGGATAGATATTTGAAGCGATTGGGCGACTTGGAAGCGATTGCCAATGAAATTCCCGAAGTGGAGAAAAGCTACGCGATTCAAGCCGGCAGAGAAATAAGGGTTTTTGTAAAACCCGAAAAAATAGACGATCTTGGTGCGATCAAGCTGGCACGCACAATT from bacterium harbors:
- the rny gene encoding ribonuclease Y — translated: MELSPTLFVLIVLGMGLGYILRQLIAKKQVSSAESKVAKIYGDAERDAQAILAEAKNKAEKIVEEEKKNEQLSRAQILRQIDRLEQKESALEKKTAENEKEKNKIFEKVRELKNIKESIEKIKEDQMKTLERIGGMSVEDAKTLLLRKAEKEEAQILADHIKRLENEGQEELNKKTLNMISTAMQRISISHVVEGTVCSVSIPNDEMKGRIIGREGRNIRTIEKLTGVEIIIDDTPEAITITSFNLIRQQIAKLAIEKLISDGRINPTNIENSVLNAKSEIMLKIKEAGEATIYDTGVTGLDPKLIQILGRLKFRTSYGQNALLHSIEVAHLSAAIAGEIGANVTLAKKAGLLHDIGKAVDHEIEGSHVELGKTILKKFNVSEEVIKTMQAHHKDYPFESVESIIVYVADAISASRPGARKDTLDRYLKRLGDLEAIANEIPEVEKSYAIQAGREIRVFVKPEKIDDLGAIKLARTIADKIEERLDYPGEIKVTVTRETKATEFAR